A region of the Methanobacteriaceae archaeon genome:
TATATTTTGAGGATAATTTTTTCCCTTACCATCAATTATTCCTCTAAAACTTACACGAAATTCTCCTGTTTGTCCAATATCCATCATTATTTTCTCAGATGAAATAACATCATCAAAAAAGTTTTCAATATCACTTATTTCAAATATTGGAGCAATATAACTTATAGCCATCAACCCATTTTCATTTTCTCTAATTTTAACATTTCTTTGATCTAATTTGATAGAATCATTTGTTCTAGTTCTAGTCAATGTAATATAATCTGAAAGCCCAAAATTCAACATAAAATCACCATTATTACTATTATATTGACAAATAAGAATATAATTTTTATTGATGAAAAAATAAAATATAATACATGGGATTTGATAAGAAATTAATAGTATTTTTTCCAGTAATTGCTGGAATTTTATGGGGATCTGGTGGAATTTTTGTAAGAGCATTCAATGATTTTGGATTTCACACTCTTTCAATTTTCGCATCAAGAGTAATTCCTGCTACAATATTATTATTTATTATGCTATTGATTTATGATAAAAAATCACTAAAAATTGATATTAAAGATATTTGGGTGTTTATTGGAACCGGTTTGATTGCAACATTACCATCTAGTGTATTTTATAATGAATCATTACTTAATGTTTCTCTTTCACTAGCTGCATTATTACTGGGTCTTTCTCCAGTATTTGCACTAATTATATCAGTAGTATTATTTAAAGAAAAACTAACTTCAAGAAAAATATTCTGTTTGGTTATTGCACTAATTGGTTGTTTATTTGTAAGTGGAGTATTGGAAACATCAGGATTTAAATGGTCAGGATGGGGAATTATAGCAGGGCTTTTATCTGCACTAACATGGGCTATTTATGGAGTATTCTCAAAAATAGCTATTAAAAAGAATTATTCTACATTAACAATTCTCTTTTACAATTTCTTTATATGTTCCGTATTTCTAATACCATTTACACAGTGGGATTTATTTATAACATATACTGCTACAAATACACTAGAGAATATACTGGGTATTGTTTTTTATGCAATAATTACAATAGTGCTTCCATATTTCTTATTTAATTATGCATTAAAATACATGGATAATGGAGAAGCTACAATATTATACGGCGGTGCTGAGCCTATTGCGGCTACTATATTTGGAGCATTAATTTTTGCAGAATATCCAAGTATCCTTAATATGATTGGAATTATAATTACAATACTTGCATTATCATTATTGGTCAAATCCAATGAAATATAATTTAACAAAATATTTAATATAAGAATTACATTAAAACTAATTAGAGGTAAAAAATATGACTAACAACGAAATAGTTCTTTACAACAGAGAAAAAGATTACATCCCTCGTATTGCAGCAATCAATGATTTATGTGGATACGGAAAATGTTCCCTTGGAGTAGCTATTCCAGTATTATCTGCAGCAGGATGTGACGTTTGTCCTGTTCCTACAGGATTATTCTCAAATCACACTGCATTTCCTGAATGGCATATGCATGACACAACAGAAATTCTCAATGATTACTTAAACGCATGGAAAGGAATTGATGTTGATATTGATGCAATATACTCAGGATTTTTAGGTTCAGAGGAGCAAGTTGACATTATCAGAAGTGTTTACGAAACATATCCTAATGCTCTTAAAATCGTAGATCCAGTTATGGCAGACCATGGTCAAGTATACCCAACATATACCGAAGAATTATGCCAAGCAATGGCAAGTCTTGCATGTGATGCTGACATTCTTACTCCTAACCTTACCGAAGCAGCTATTATTTTAGGAGAACCAATCGGTGATGAATGGGGAGGTTCCAATATTGATGATGAAGAAGCACACCGTATTTTAAACGCTCTTTTAGACCTTGGAGCTAAATACGTTGTATTAAAAGGTATTCAAAGAGAAGATGGCATCATCCGTAACTTTGTAGGTGGTAAAGACATGGAAATTACAGAAGCATCCAATGAATTTTTACCATACATGTTACACGGTACCGGAGATTTATACGCAAGTTCCCTTTTAGCAGCAGTCATGGTTGGTAAAGACATGGCAAGTGCTGTTGAATTTGCAGGTAACATTACTCATGATGCAATAATTGTATCTTCAAAACAACCAAACTTCCAAGATCGTGGAGTAAACTTTGAAACACTTCTTGGTCAAGTAACCGATTTATTAGACTAATTTTTTAAGATGGTTTAAATACCATCTACAATATATTTTTTTAAAAAACTATTTTTTTGCGTGAATATTATGAAATTAAAAGCAGTACTACTTGAAGCAGGAGCAATTAACAACGGAGATATATCTTTAAGTGAACTTTCACAGGATGTTGATTTGACAATCTATGAAAATACAACCGAAGAAGACAAATATGAGCATATTGGTGATGCACAGATTATATTTGACAATAAAATTATAATGGATGAAGAAGTATTTGAAAAATGTCCGAATATTGAATATATTGGAATTTGTGCTACAGGATACAATGTTGTTGATATAGAAGCTGCAAGAAAAAGAAATATTACTGTTACAAATGTACCTGCATATAGTACAGACAGTGTTGTTCAGCTTACATGGGCACTTATTTTAGAACAAACCTGTAATTTAAGCCTTCATGATAAAAGCGTAAAAGAAGGAGACTGGATAAAGTCTGAAACATTCTGCTACTGGTTAAAACCAATTACTGAACTTGCAGGAAAAACCTTAGGTATTATTGGATATGGAAATATCGGAAGAAAAGTCGCCAATATTGCTAAAGGCTTTGGAATGGATGTTATTGTAAATACTGCACATCCTGAAAAATACGCCGATGAGATTAGTTTTGTTGAAAAAGATGAACTTTTTGCAAAATCAGATATTATTACACTTCACTGCCCACTTACCGAAGATACAAAGCAAATCATAAGAAAACAAAACATTGACAAAATGAAAGATGAAGTTAGAATAATCAATGTTTCTAGAGGTGGACTAGTAAATGAACAGGATCTTGCAGATGCACTAAACAGTGGAAAGGTATTATCTGCAGGAGTTGATGTAATTTGCGAAGAACCTATGGTAGAAGATAATCCTTTACTTAATGCTAAAAACATTATAATAACACCTCACATGGCATGGGCAAGTGTTGATGCAAGAAAAAGACTTGTAAGTGAAGTTTCAAAAAACCTTAAAGCATATCTTAATAATGAAAAAAGAAATGTAGTTAACTAGGTTAAATATTGAGCAATTAGAATCCAAATTAAAAATTATAAATAATATTTTTTTTAAAAATAGTTGAGATTTTTGAGA
Encoded here:
- a CDS encoding D-2-hydroxyacid dehydrogenase; its protein translation is MKLKAVLLEAGAINNGDISLSELSQDVDLTIYENTTEEDKYEHIGDAQIIFDNKIIMDEEVFEKCPNIEYIGICATGYNVVDIEAARKRNITVTNVPAYSTDSVVQLTWALILEQTCNLSLHDKSVKEGDWIKSETFCYWLKPITELAGKTLGIIGYGNIGRKVANIAKGFGMDVIVNTAHPEKYADEISFVEKDELFAKSDIITLHCPLTEDTKQIIRKQNIDKMKDEVRIINVSRGGLVNEQDLADALNSGKVLSAGVDVICEEPMVEDNPLLNAKNIIITPHMAWASVDARKRLVSEVSKNLKAYLNNEKRNVVN
- a CDS encoding EamA family transporter, coding for MGFDKKLIVFFPVIAGILWGSGGIFVRAFNDFGFHTLSIFASRVIPATILLFIMLLIYDKKSLKIDIKDIWVFIGTGLIATLPSSVFYNESLLNVSLSLAALLLGLSPVFALIISVVLFKEKLTSRKIFCLVIALIGCLFVSGVLETSGFKWSGWGIIAGLLSALTWAIYGVFSKIAIKKNYSTLTILFYNFFICSVFLIPFTQWDLFITYTATNTLENILGIVFYAIITIVLPYFLFNYALKYMDNGEATILYGGAEPIAATIFGALIFAEYPSILNMIGIIITILALSLLVKSNEI
- a CDS encoding bifunctional hydroxymethylpyrimidine kinase/phosphomethylpyrimidine kinase gives rise to the protein MTNNEIVLYNREKDYIPRIAAINDLCGYGKCSLGVAIPVLSAAGCDVCPVPTGLFSNHTAFPEWHMHDTTEILNDYLNAWKGIDVDIDAIYSGFLGSEEQVDIIRSVYETYPNALKIVDPVMADHGQVYPTYTEELCQAMASLACDADILTPNLTEAAIILGEPIGDEWGGSNIDDEEAHRILNALLDLGAKYVVLKGIQREDGIIRNFVGGKDMEITEASNEFLPYMLHGTGDLYASSLLAAVMVGKDMASAVEFAGNITHDAIIVSSKQPNFQDRGVNFETLLGQVTDLLD